One genomic segment of Impatiens glandulifera chromosome 6, dImpGla2.1, whole genome shotgun sequence includes these proteins:
- the LOC124943257 gene encoding pleiotropic drug resistance protein 1-like, with amino-acid sequence MRLEILKGVSGTFRPGVLTALMGVSGAGKTTLLDILSGRKNTGFLEGEIRISGYPKDQKTFAKFSGYCEQNDIHSPFVTVYESLVFSAWLRLPSNVNSQTREDFIEEVMELLEITELRDALVGTPDVNGLSMEQRKRLTIAVELVANPSIIFMDEPTTGLDSRAAAIVMRTLRNIVDTGRTIVCTIHQPSIGIFEGFDELFLLSQGGQEIYVGPLGYQSCHVIKYFERRYLEPGVPVGPSNTINISMLDRWISRIEERTPDNTVDKWYERMVEGDWFKEN; translated from the exons ATGAGGCTAGAGATTCTAAAGGGAGTTTCCGGTACATTCAGGCCAGGAGTTTTAACAGCATTAATGGGTGTCAGTGGGGCGGGTAAAACAACTTTATTAGACATTCTGTCTGGAAGAAAAAACACTGGATTTCTTGAAGGAGAGATCAGAATTTCGGGTTATCCAAAGGATCAGAAAACGTTTGCTAAATTCTCAGGATATTGTGAACAGAACGACATTCATTCTCCATTTGTAACTGTTTATGAGTCCCTTGTTTTCTCAGCTTGGCTTCGGTTACCATCAAATGTCAATTCTCAGACCAGAGAG GACTTTATCGAGGAAGTAATGGAATTGCTCGAGATAACAGAGCTCAGAGATGCACTAGTTGGTACACCAGATGTGAATGGACTATCTATGGAACAGAGGAAACGGTTAACAATTGCAGTTGAATTGGTGGCTAATCCATCTATAATATTCATGGACGAGCCGACAACCGGGCTTGACTCGAGAGCTGCTGCTATCGTGATGAGAACGTTGAGGAATATTGTTGACACTGGAAGGACTATAGTGTGCACAATCCATCAGCCAAGTATTGGCATTTTCGAAGGTTTTGATGAG CTTTTTCTATTGAGTCAAGGAGGTCAAGAGATTTATGTTGGTCCTTTGGGATACCAGTCCTGCCATGTGATCAAATACTTTGAG CGCCGCTACCTTGAACCCGGTGTTCCGGTCGGACCGTCCAACACCATCAACATATCCATGTTGgacagatggatatcgaggattgaggaacggacacccgacaacaccgtgGACAAGTGGTACGAAAGAATGGTGGAAGGGGATTGGTTCAAAGAAAACTAA
- the LOC124942074 gene encoding ABC transporter G family member 53-like → MLRQFFVLALTGQMSSGLYRCIAAISRDHNIANTVSNLVVNWLLIFCGFALSPQNMKRWMIWGYWTSPLMYTLTTLSSNEFHGQAWTSEDAAQVKKSILSSFGSFVTPNWYWIGICALTGFIFLFIGIYTLALSYLSDFRKSISWPKDKIAEVAASDKRRKEKGMLLLPFTPLSITFEDIRYSVDVQNVGE, encoded by the exons ATGTTGAGGCAATTCTTTGTTCTTGCATTGACTGGGCAGATGTCTTCAGGACTTTATCGATGCATTGCAGCGATTAGTAGGGATCACAATATTGCCAACACGGTATCTAACCTCGTTGTGAATTGGTTATTGATATTTTGCGGTTTTGCATTGTCACCAC AGAATATGAAAAGATGGATGATATGGGGATACTGGACATCACCACTAATGTATACGCTAACTACTCTATCATCAAATGAATTTCACGGGCAGGCTTGGACATCAGAGGATGCTGCCCaagtaaaaaaatcaatcttatCGTCGTTTGGCTCGTTTGTTACCCCAAATTGGTATTGGATTGGGATTTGTGCTCTCACCGGTTTCATATTCCTTTTCATTGGAATCTACACTTTGGCCCTCAGTTACCTTAGTG ATTTCAGGAAATCAATCTCTTGGCCCAAAGACAAAATCGCAGAAGTCGCTGCTTCTGATAAACGTCGGAAGGAAAAGGGAATGTTGTTGCTCCCATTCACTCCTCTTTCGATCACATTCGAGGACATAAGATATTCGGTTGATGTGCAAAATGTAGGTGAATAA
- the LOC124942075 gene encoding ABC transporter G family member 39-like: protein MKRSSSLYFLKIIQHVILASVAATLFMKNRHHETKQDGMLYLGALYSGLVATLFTGFFELPTTIDRLTVFYKQKGLFFPAWAYSLPSSIVKAPVSIIEVSIWVGITYYAMGFDPDVKRLFGNFG from the exons ATGAAGAGGAGTTCATCTCTTTATTTTCTCAAGATAATCCAA CATGTAATTCTTGCATCTGTAGCTGCAACTCTTTTCATGAAGAACAGACACCACGAGACAAAACAAGATGGAATGCTGTACCTAGGGGCACTCTATTCAGGCCTCGTGGCAACATTATTCACTGGATTTTTTGAGTTACCGACAACCATAGATAGATTAACAGTCTTCTATAAACAGAAAGGCCTTTTCTTTCCTGCATGGGCATACTCATTACCATCATCAATTGTCAAAGCTCCAGTTTCTATCATTGAAGTTTCCATTTGGGTTGGTATAACTTATTATGCAATGGGCTTTGATCCTGATGTCAAGAGGTTGTTTGGTAACTTTGGTTGA
- the LOC124943258 gene encoding ABC transporter G family member 53-like, whose amino-acid sequence MEFKQQQSRTQPNGEEEDEDNQGQLGKPTTDDETQRVSSDMPTIEVRFKNLNVHAEAYLDTGNLPNVINSFFNFIQGVFQNLHLFPRQRKKLPILCNVNGVIKPGRMTLLLGPPGSGKTTLLLALSGKLRDSYLEK is encoded by the exons ATGGAGTTCAAGCAACAGCAATCTAGAACGCAACCAaacggagaagaagaagatgaagataatCAAGGACAGTTAGGGAAACCAACTACTGATGATGAAACACAACG TGTTTCATCTGATATGCCTACAATCGAGGTTCGATTTAAGAACTTGAATGTTCATGCTGAAGCTTATTTGGATACTGGAAATTTGCCTAATGTTATCAACTCTTTCTTTAACTTCATTCAG GGCGTGTTTCAGAACCTTCATTTGTTTCCTCGTCAAAGGAAGAAGCTTCCAATTCTGTGTAATGTGAATGGAGTTATTAAACCTGGGAG AATGACATTGCTTTTAGGACCACCTGGTTCTGGTAAGACAACCCTGCTATTAGCGTTATCTGGAAAGCTTCGCGACTC GTATCTGGAGAAGTGA
- the LOC124941665 gene encoding 60S ribosomal protein L7-2-like, protein MAEVKTELVVPESVLKKQQRNEEWTLKKSADLVMLKKKNAENRKIIFKRAQAYANEYDEQQKQLVQLKREARLKGGFYVNPEAKLLFIIRIRGINAIDPKSKKILQLLRLRQIFNGVFLKVSKATLNMLHRVEPYVTYGYPNLKSVKELIYKRGFGKLNQQRIALSDNSIIEQGLGKTGIICMEDLVHEILTVGPHFKQANNFLWPFQLKAPLGGMKKKRNHYIEGGDAGNREDYINELIRRMN, encoded by the exons ATGGCTGAAGTGAAGACTGAGCTGGTGGTTCCTGAATCAGTGTTAAAGAAGCAACAAAGGAATGAAGAATGGACATTGAAGAAGAGCGCAGATCTTGtcatgttgaagaagaagaatgctGAAAACAGGAAGATTATCTTTAAAAGAGCTCAAGCATATGCAAATGAGTATGATGAACAACAAAAGCAGCTTGTTCAATTGAAACGTGAAGCTAGATTGAAAGGTGGATTTTATGTCAACCCAGAAGCTAAGCTTCTGTTTATCATTCGCATTCGTGG TATCAATGCCATTGACCCAAAGTCAAAGAAGATTTTGCAGCTTCTTCGTCTGAGACAG ATTTTCAATGGTGTGTTCTTGAAAGTAAGCAAAGCCACCCTCAACATGCTTCACCGCGTTGAGCCTTATGTTACTTATGG CTATCCCAATTTGAAGAGTGTCAAGGAATTGATCTACAAAAGGGGATTTGGCAAACTAAACCAACAAAGGATTGCTTTGTCAGATAATTCGATTATTGAACAG GGTTTGGGGAAAACTGGTATCATCTGTATGGAAGACCTTGTTCACGAGATCTTGACTGTAGGACCTCATTTCAAGCAAGCCAATAACTTCCTATGGCCATTCCAGTTGAAGGCACCTTTGGGTggcatgaagaagaagaggaatcATTACATTGAAGGTGGAGATGCAGGTAATCGTGAAGATTACATAAATGAGCTCATCAGGAGGATGAACTAG